One part of the Bacteroidia bacterium genome encodes these proteins:
- a CDS encoding DUF192 domain-containing protein has protein sequence MRKYLFTSGYSLLIVAVFSLLLVGCKSGGKDNSSFSQPLEPKFVKEGSLTLIDKDNQASIRQIDIEIADEPESIEIGLMYRRNMSDSQGMLFIFPASEPRSFWMRNTYISLDLIFIDSENRIVNIQKNASPMSDKSLPSTAPAQYVLEVIGGFSDKYGLEAGDLISFERIKNPA, from the coding sequence ATGAGGAAATATTTATTTACATCCGGCTATAGCCTTTTGATAGTAGCTGTCTTTAGCCTGCTCCTTGTTGGATGCAAATCCGGGGGCAAAGATAATTCCAGCTTTTCCCAACCTTTGGAACCTAAATTTGTGAAAGAAGGAAGTTTAACCCTCATTGATAAAGACAATCAGGCCAGTATTCGCCAGATTGATATAGAGATTGCAGATGAACCGGAAAGTATTGAAATCGGATTGATGTATCGCCGGAACATGAGCGATAGTCAGGGAATGCTATTTATCTTCCCGGCATCGGAACCCCGCTCTTTTTGGATGCGAAATACCTATATCTCTCTGGATCTGATCTTTATTGATTCCGAAAACAGGATAGTCAATATCCAAAAAAATGCCTCTCCAATGTCTGATAAATCCTTGCCCAGCACCGCTCCAGCACAATATGTACTCGAGGTGATCGGTGGCTTTTCTGACAAATATGGATTAGAAGCCGGAGACCTGATCAGTTTTGAACGAATAAAAAATCCTGCCTGA
- a CDS encoding DUF3179 domain-containing protein codes for MKAIAHIFFAIILLGFIACEESAEVPDPGTNQGNGNPNPNPSPSPTNPDWLVPIEEVLDGGPGKDGIPSIDEPEFTDVIDARSFLSNQDLVVGIKIGNKTKAYPHMILDWHEIVNDSLNGQYFSLNYCPLTGTAFAWDRNINGNVTTFGVSGLLYNSNLIPYDRETDSEWSQLLLTSIHGNNKGVEADLIQVVETSWETWSQMYPDTRVMNTNTGFERRYGLYPYGDYLTNNSLIFPVNPLNDLYHKKERFLGILQGQFLKAYRFSAVNHSPIEVRPDFFAGIPLVVVGSESKNFLLAYQRKLEDGTELNLSAVQNELPVVMKDQEGNKWDVFGEAVSGPRQGTRLVKIKQTIGYWFALAAFYPNPEVFR; via the coding sequence ATGAAAGCAATTGCCCACATATTTTTTGCAATTATTCTCCTGGGTTTTATCGCCTGCGAAGAATCAGCAGAGGTACCTGATCCCGGTACAAATCAAGGCAATGGAAATCCTAACCCCAACCCAAGTCCCAGTCCTACAAATCCTGATTGGCTAGTTCCCATAGAAGAAGTATTGGATGGGGGTCCGGGCAAAGATGGTATCCCTTCTATAGATGAGCCTGAGTTTACAGATGTTATTGACGCGCGTTCATTTTTGTCAAACCAGGACCTGGTAGTAGGGATAAAAATCGGGAATAAGACAAAAGCCTATCCACACATGATTCTGGATTGGCATGAGATTGTGAATGATAGTCTGAATGGGCAGTATTTTTCGCTGAATTACTGTCCCTTGACAGGTACTGCTTTTGCCTGGGATAGAAATATTAATGGAAATGTAACCACTTTCGGAGTTTCTGGTCTATTGTATAACTCCAATCTCATTCCTTATGATAGGGAAACGGATAGCGAGTGGTCCCAATTGCTCCTGACATCTATTCACGGGAATAATAAAGGAGTAGAAGCAGATTTGATCCAGGTGGTAGAAACCAGTTGGGAAACCTGGAGTCAAATGTACCCGGATACACGGGTGATGAATACGAATACAGGGTTTGAACGGAGATATGGCCTTTATCCTTATGGGGATTATCTGACAAACAATTCACTCATATTTCCGGTTAATCCCTTAAACGATCTTTATCATAAAAAAGAGAGGTTCCTCGGCATCTTGCAAGGACAATTCCTCAAAGCCTATCGATTCAGTGCGGTGAATCATTCACCTATCGAAGTTCGGCCAGATTTTTTTGCAGGAATTCCTTTGGTGGTTGTTGGCAGCGAAAGCAAAAATTTTCTACTCGCCTATCAGCGTAAATTGGAGGATGGTACAGAGCTGAATCTATCTGCGGTTCAAAATGAGTTGCCGGTAGTTATGAAAGACCAGGAAGGAAATAAGTGGGATGTTTTTGGGGAAGCAGTGAGTGGACCTAGGCAAGGAACAAGATTAGTAAAAATTAAACAGACCATCGGATATTGGTTCGCTTTAGCAGCATTCTATCCAAATCCGGAAGTTTTTAGATAA
- the def gene encoding peptide deformylase has translation MKRTLLLTALSLILFFPLFSQDSFSETEKEFILSGEKESPMRLYLITQKEDSTLLREKSADVRVDKEDEVLQYFIRRLYKTVTDPKSMGVGIAAPQVGLSRRIIWVQRFDKEGFPFEVYLNPKIVQYTSLRQEGLEGCLSIPDVRDTVNRGYAILIEYDKLDGSHHYEMIEDFTAVIFQHEIDHLNGIVFTDHLNEEMENAQKGKVLASDKATESSIPRADERWQQRISYKMEIDMDVQKDQLSGVQNIAYTNHSPDTLNSVFYHLYFNAFQPGSMMDVRSRSIPDPDGRVRDRIFHLEEDQIGYQKIKSLKYRGEAIEFNMQGTILEVELPSPILPGETVQLDMEFEAQVPLQIRRTGRDNREGIEYSMAQWYPKLCEYDYEGWHANPYVGREFYGVWGDFDVTINIDKKYVVAASGYLQNPNKIGHGYEDEGVEIEPVEGDKLSWRFIAPNVHDFLWAADPDYRHTKHQVPDGPMLHFFYQVDSTRNNWEKLPEDASKAFQILNKTFGKYPYKQYSVIQGGDGGMEYPMATLITGSRSYGGLLGVTVHEAIHSWYQMVLGSNESLYPWMDEGFTSFASSYVLDKINNKNSLNPYAGSYFGYQSLVQANAVEPMSMHSDHYSLNRAYITSAYSRGAIALNQLSYIMGEEKFYPAMLRYYNTWKFKHPNVTDFKRVMEKESGLELDWYFEYWINSTHNIDYEVSTLEAFKKGSKVSLKRVGKMPMPLDILVTYKDGSQELIYIPLVMMRGEKEAEAWYGEVKRTVLEDWPWTNEEYTFTLDKNPKNIDRIVIDPSYRVADIDRKNNYFPSSSRKKGGMFGSRMKREEIRE, from the coding sequence ATGAAAAGAACACTCCTGTTAACAGCATTATCCCTCATCCTGTTTTTTCCACTTTTTTCCCAGGATTCATTTAGTGAAACTGAAAAAGAATTCATCCTCTCCGGTGAGAAAGAAAGCCCTATGCGCTTGTATTTAATCACCCAAAAAGAGGATTCAACTTTACTGAGAGAAAAGTCAGCAGATGTAAGGGTGGATAAAGAGGATGAAGTACTTCAATATTTCATCCGAAGATTATACAAAACCGTTACCGACCCAAAATCAATGGGAGTAGGCATAGCCGCTCCACAAGTAGGTCTTTCGAGAAGAATCATCTGGGTACAAAGATTTGACAAAGAAGGATTTCCTTTCGAAGTATATCTCAATCCCAAAATTGTACAATACACCAGTTTGAGACAGGAAGGCCTGGAAGGATGTCTGAGTATTCCGGATGTGAGAGATACTGTAAATCGCGGATATGCCATCCTGATTGAATACGATAAGCTTGACGGATCTCATCATTATGAGATGATCGAAGATTTTACAGCTGTAATCTTTCAACATGAGATCGATCACCTCAATGGCATCGTATTTACCGATCACCTGAATGAAGAGATGGAGAATGCCCAGAAAGGCAAAGTCCTGGCATCAGATAAAGCCACTGAATCAAGTATCCCACGTGCAGATGAACGCTGGCAGCAAAGAATTTCCTATAAAATGGAAATCGACATGGATGTACAGAAGGATCAGTTAAGCGGAGTTCAAAATATCGCATACACCAATCATTCACCCGATACCCTCAATTCTGTTTTTTATCATCTTTACTTCAATGCTTTTCAACCAGGTAGTATGATGGATGTGCGTTCCAGAAGTATCCCTGATCCGGACGGTCGTGTCAGAGATCGAATTTTTCATCTGGAAGAAGATCAGATTGGGTATCAAAAAATCAAATCTCTCAAATACCGCGGGGAAGCCATAGAGTTTAACATGCAGGGAACTATTCTGGAAGTAGAGCTCCCTTCTCCCATTTTACCTGGGGAAACGGTACAATTGGATATGGAATTTGAGGCGCAGGTTCCCCTACAAATCCGTAGAACCGGTAGAGATAATCGCGAAGGCATTGAATATTCAATGGCTCAGTGGTATCCGAAGCTGTGTGAGTATGATTATGAAGGATGGCATGCCAATCCCTATGTAGGCAGAGAATTCTATGGGGTTTGGGGAGACTTTGATGTAACCATCAATATTGATAAGAAGTACGTAGTTGCAGCTTCAGGCTATTTACAAAACCCCAATAAAATCGGGCATGGATACGAGGATGAAGGAGTTGAAATTGAGCCGGTCGAAGGGGATAAATTGAGCTGGCGTTTCATCGCCCCGAATGTACATGATTTTCTTTGGGCAGCTGATCCGGACTATCGCCATACCAAACACCAGGTCCCTGATGGTCCTATGCTTCATTTCTTTTATCAGGTGGACTCTACCCGCAACAATTGGGAGAAACTTCCTGAAGATGCTTCAAAAGCATTTCAAATCCTGAATAAGACCTTTGGCAAATATCCCTATAAACAATACTCTGTGATCCAGGGAGGAGATGGGGGAATGGAATATCCCATGGCGACCCTAATCACAGGATCTCGTTCTTATGGAGGTCTCCTTGGAGTTACGGTACATGAAGCCATCCATAGCTGGTATCAAATGGTACTGGGAAGTAATGAGTCTCTCTATCCCTGGATGGACGAAGGATTCACCAGTTTTGCCAGTAGCTATGTATTGGACAAGATCAACAATAAGAATAGCCTGAATCCCTATGCGGGTTCATATTTCGGATACCAAAGCCTGGTGCAAGCCAATGCAGTTGAGCCTATGAGCATGCATTCAGATCATTATAGTCTGAATAGAGCATATATTACCTCTGCCTATTCCCGGGGAGCCATCGCGCTTAACCAACTAAGTTATATCATGGGCGAGGAGAAATTCTATCCAGCCATGCTTCGCTACTATAATACCTGGAAATTCAAGCATCCCAATGTAACCGATTTCAAACGCGTGATGGAAAAAGAATCCGGTCTGGAACTGGATTGGTATTTTGAATACTGGATCAATAGTACGCACAATATTGACTATGAGGTCAGTACGCTGGAAGCCTTTAAAAAAGGAAGCAAGGTAAGCTTGAAGAGAGTAGGTAAAATGCCGATGCCATTGGACATTCTTGTTACCTATAAAGATGGGAGTCAGGAGCTGATTTATATTCCCCTCGTTATGATGCGGGGCGAGAAAGAGGCTGAAGCCTGGTATGGGGAGGTAAAAAGGACGGTATTAGAAGACTGGCCCTGGACAAACGAAGAATATACCTTCACCCTCGATAAGAATCCCAAAAATATTGATCGTATTGTGATTGATCCCAGCTACCGGGTAGCTGATATTGATCGTAAGAACAATTATTTCCCGTCAAGTAGTAGAAAAAAAGGCGGTATGTTTGGCTCAAGAATGAAGCGAGAAGAGATACGGGAATAA
- a CDS encoding penicillin-binding transpeptidase domain-containing protein: MYKIAALSLIIFFLFSCQEEKKKDEMKSMEISSQMKFEEMPAFDSLLKARNVFGGILIYDPDQNTYYGNDKSYSESGYLPASTFKIANSLVGLSTGVVKDETSMFYWDGEEKALDVWEEDMNLARAFQVSCVPCYQHLAREVGVKQMRHWVDKMEYKEMVFDEESLDTFWLMGDSRISPFQQIDFLQRIFEGKLKVEEKFVEILKKIMRVEGKSEDPLYAKSGWSIDGGINMGWYVGRMEKGDRILYFATHIQPLDQENIGDFVNHRIDVSLEALELM; this comes from the coding sequence TTGTATAAAATAGCAGCCCTAAGCCTGATAATCTTTTTCTTATTTTCCTGTCAGGAAGAGAAGAAGAAAGATGAGATGAAATCTATGGAAATCTCCAGCCAAATGAAATTCGAAGAAATGCCTGCCTTTGACAGTCTGTTGAAGGCAAGGAATGTTTTTGGAGGAATCTTGATTTATGATCCTGATCAGAATACCTACTATGGCAATGATAAATCCTATAGTGAATCGGGCTACTTACCTGCATCAACCTTCAAGATCGCTAATAGCCTGGTAGGTTTGAGTACGGGAGTGGTGAAAGATGAAACGAGTATGTTCTACTGGGATGGGGAAGAGAAGGCCCTGGATGTATGGGAAGAAGATATGAATCTGGCTCGTGCCTTTCAGGTTTCCTGTGTGCCTTGTTATCAGCATTTGGCAAGAGAAGTGGGAGTAAAACAAATGAGGCATTGGGTAGACAAAATGGAGTATAAAGAGATGGTCTTTGATGAGGAAAGTTTGGATACCTTTTGGCTCATGGGGGACTCCCGGATTAGCCCATTTCAACAGATTGATTTTCTGCAGCGGATTTTTGAAGGGAAATTAAAGGTGGAAGAAAAGTTCGTGGAAATACTCAAAAAGATTATGCGGGTGGAAGGGAAGTCAGAGGATCCACTTTATGCCAAAAGTGGTTGGTCAATAGATGGCGGAATAAATATGGGTTGGTACGTAGGAAGAATGGAGAAAGGGGATCGTATCCTCTATTTCGCCACACATATTCAACCTCTGGATCAGGAAAATATTGGAGACTTCGTCAATCATCGTATCGATGTGAGTTTAGAAGCCCTCGAACTGATGTAA